In Pleuronectes platessa chromosome 4, fPlePla1.1, whole genome shotgun sequence, the following proteins share a genomic window:
- the LOC128437747 gene encoding tripartite motif-containing protein 16 → MAQQEVQLDRERFCCPICLDPLKDPVTTVCGHSFCKSCINTHWDQGEERGSYSCPQCRQFFTPRPVLEKNTMLADLVEELKKTGLQAAPADHCYAGPGDVVCDFCTGRKLKALKSCLNCLVSYCEKHLQPHLQLAPFKRHKLVEPSEKLQENICSRHDEVMKMFCRTDQQCICYLCSVDEHKDHDTVSAAAERTERQRELGLRRQTIQQRVQDTEKDLKLLQQEEEALNGSADKAAEDSEEIFTEMIRLLEKRSSDVKQQIRSQQETEVSRVRELQERLEQEITELKRKDQELKQLSDTEDHNQFLHNYPSLSPLSGSTHSSSFRIRPLRHFEDVTAAVSQVRGRLQDILRETETEILQIVSQVDVLLPQPEPETRADFLRYSQEIKLDPNTANNRLLLSEGNRKVTWMSVEQSYYNHPDRFTYWLQVLSRESLTGRCYWEVEVEVEVGGVRVAVTYKNISRAGGSHECLFGHNDKSWSLVCGGNSYIFYHNSIRTRVSGPVSSRVGVYLDHSAGVLSFYSVSDTMTLLHRVQTTFTQPLYAGVGVYRYGSTAEFCKLK, encoded by the coding sequence atggcgcagcaagaagttcaactggacagagaaagattctgctgtccgatctgtctggatccactgaaggatccggtgactactgtctgtggacacagcttctgtaagagctgtattaacacccactgggaccaaggggaggagagaggaagctacagctgtcctcagtgtagacagttcttcacaccgaggcctgtcctggagaaaaacaccatgttagctgatttagtggaggagctgaagaagactggactccaagctgctcctgctgatcactgctatgctggacctggAGATGTGGTCTGTGAtttctgcactgggagaaaactgaaagctctcaagtcctgtttgaattgtttggtctcttattgtgaaaaacacctccagcctcatcttcagttaGCTCCTTTTAAGaggcacaagctggtggagccctcggagaagctccaggagaacatctgctctcgtcacgacgaggtgatgaagatgttctgccgcactgatcagcagtgtatctgttatctctgctctgtggatgaacataaagaccacgacacagtgtcagctgcagcagaaaggactgagaggcagagagagctcgggctgaggagacaaacaatccagcagagagtccaggacacagagaaagacctgaagctgcttcaacaggaggaggaggccctcaatggctctgctgataaagcagcggaggacagtgaggagatcttcactgagatgatccgtctgctggagaaaagaagctctgatgtgaagcagcagatcagatcccagcaggaaactgaagtgagtcgagtcagagagcttcaggagagactggagcaggagatcactgagctgaagaggaaagaccaggaactgaagcagctctcagacacagaggatcacaaccagtttctacacaactacccctcactgtcacctctcagtggatctacacactcatccagcttcaggatccgtcctctgaggcactttgaggacgtgacagcagctgtgtcccaggtcagaggtcgactacaggacattctgagagagacagagacagagattttacagattgtgtctcaagtggatgttttactgcctcAACCagaaccagagaccagagctgacttcttaagatattcacaggaaatcaaactggatccaaacacagcaaacaaccgtctgttattatctgagggaaacagaaaagtaacatggATGAGTGTAGAACAGTCTTATTAtaatcacccagacagatttaCTTATTGGcttcaggtcctgagtagagagagtctgactggacgttgttactgggaggtggaggtggaggtggaggtgggaggagttcgtgtagcagtcacatacaagaatatcagcagagcaggaggctCACATGAATGTTTATTTGGAcacaatgataaatcttggtcattaGTGTGTGGTGGAAATAGTTATATCTTTTatcacaacagcatcaggactcgagtgtcaggtcctgtgtcctccagagtaggagtgtacctggatcacagtgcaggtgttctgtccttctacagcgtctctgacaccatgactctcctccacagagtccagaccacattcactcagcctctctatgctggagttggGGTTTATCGTTAtggatccacagctgagttctgtaaactcaaatag